From the genome of Muricauda sp. SCSIO 64092, one region includes:
- a CDS encoding ABC transporter permease: MIRNYIKIAWRNLLKRKVFTTINILGLAIGFGSAILIYLFLGYHLSFDNFHPDQDRIYRMATEEHMDNIGYSASVPPAFAKVFRENYAYAEKVAKIVDREGLVLDVEQNGTVNKYKRDVMFAEEDFFKIFNFPLLNGSNAISLSAPNTAVITESEALELYGSAEVVGRTFVLENNETIEITGVLKDIPHTSFLNADIFIAFENLREYSAFAHSESWGGITTNLQCFVRLKPNQDIAGIETALEELPKEHRATSKNKHIYKLQPLSEIHLNYEYGGLDPVFLIVFGIIGLFLIAIACINFINISTAQAFYRSKEIGIRKVLGSFKKQLFWQFLSETFLISLFAAVLGIIMAILFLPAFNALFEIQLTLDNLVSLRFFGFLLALLLLVSFLSGSYPGLLLSKIVPILALKGKLNHNDTGGARTRKVLVVTQFVISISLIVATMVISRQIEYATKTDLGFDKESIVMLEVPETMDSEQFYDLKERLKQVVGVQKVSGCLTSPGGSNNFWDTTVKYNNRPEREDFSISIKAGDEDYLNAFNIPLAAGRNFFKNDSITEMLVNEKFLEKVGVASAEELLGKTLAVNGERIEAAIVGVVKDFHDSSFTDEIKPVFIAPNVIWYNELGVKINHLNTKATLEQLEREWSQTFSNHIFDYRFLDERVAAQYETEQRYLSLSKVFSGLAIFIGCMGLYGLILFFVGQRKKEVGIRKVLGSDITDILTLFSMDFLKLILIAGIIAIPIAWYFMEQWLQGYTYRTEIHWWYFAISIVTVLALTLFTISYQTIKVAIKNPVESLRTE; encoded by the coding sequence ATGATCAGAAACTATATAAAAATCGCCTGGAGAAACCTACTTAAAAGAAAGGTTTTCACCACCATTAATATTTTAGGTCTTGCCATTGGTTTTGGAAGTGCCATATTGATCTATCTTTTTTTGGGCTACCACTTATCCTTTGATAATTTTCATCCCGACCAAGATCGTATCTACAGGATGGCCACCGAAGAGCATATGGACAATATTGGCTATTCCGCCAGTGTTCCCCCGGCTTTTGCAAAAGTATTTCGAGAAAACTATGCGTATGCCGAAAAAGTGGCCAAAATAGTGGATAGGGAAGGTTTGGTTCTCGATGTTGAACAAAACGGGACGGTCAACAAATACAAAAGAGATGTGATGTTTGCCGAGGAGGATTTTTTCAAAATCTTCAATTTTCCGCTGTTGAACGGTAGCAATGCCATTTCCCTATCCGCGCCCAATACCGCAGTGATCACTGAAAGTGAAGCACTTGAGCTTTATGGAAGTGCCGAAGTCGTGGGTAGGACCTTTGTCTTGGAAAATAACGAGACCATAGAAATCACCGGGGTTTTAAAAGACATCCCCCACACCTCTTTCCTGAATGCAGATATCTTCATTGCCTTTGAGAACCTTAGGGAATATTCCGCATTTGCCCACAGCGAAAGTTGGGGGGGCATCACTACCAACCTACAGTGTTTTGTGCGCTTAAAACCCAATCAGGACATCGCCGGTATTGAGACTGCTCTGGAGGAGCTTCCCAAAGAGCATAGGGCAACTAGCAAGAACAAGCATATCTATAAGCTGCAACCATTGTCGGAAATTCACCTTAATTATGAGTATGGGGGCCTGGATCCGGTATTCTTGATCGTTTTTGGTATTATAGGGCTGTTTTTGATCGCTATTGCCTGTATCAATTTTATAAATATATCTACGGCCCAAGCCTTTTACCGATCCAAGGAAATAGGTATCCGCAAAGTGTTGGGCAGTTTTAAGAAGCAATTGTTTTGGCAGTTTTTGAGCGAGACCTTCCTTATTAGTCTGTTCGCCGCAGTATTGGGTATCATCATGGCCATTCTCTTTTTACCAGCGTTCAACGCACTCTTTGAAATACAATTGACCCTGGACAACCTTGTTAGCCTTCGGTTTTTTGGCTTTTTGCTCGCCTTGCTTTTATTGGTTTCCTTCTTGTCCGGGAGCTATCCAGGCCTATTGTTATCCAAAATAGTGCCCATTTTGGCCCTTAAGGGGAAGCTTAACCATAACGATACGGGAGGTGCCAGGACACGAAAAGTTTTGGTGGTGACACAGTTTGTCATCTCCATCTCCCTGATTGTGGCCACCATGGTAATTTCAAGACAAATAGAATATGCCACCAAGACGGATTTAGGCTTTGATAAAGAGTCCATTGTGATGCTCGAAGTCCCCGAAACCATGGACTCCGAACAGTTTTATGACCTTAAGGAACGGTTGAAACAGGTCGTTGGGGTGCAAAAGGTTTCGGGCTGTTTGACCAGTCCTGGAGGGTCGAACAACTTTTGGGACACCACGGTTAAATACAACAATCGCCCAGAACGGGAAGATTTCAGTATTTCGATAAAGGCGGGTGATGAAGACTACTTGAACGCATTCAACATCCCGCTGGCCGCTGGACGTAACTTCTTTAAAAACGACTCCATTACCGAAATGCTTGTCAATGAAAAGTTTCTGGAAAAAGTAGGAGTGGCTTCAGCGGAGGAACTATTGGGCAAAACCCTGGCTGTGAACGGAGAACGTATTGAAGCCGCTATTGTAGGAGTGGTAAAGGATTTTCACGATAGCAGCTTTACCGATGAAATAAAACCCGTATTCATTGCGCCAAATGTAATCTGGTACAATGAGTTGGGTGTTAAAATCAACCATCTAAATACCAAGGCCACGTTGGAGCAACTGGAAAGGGAATGGTCACAAACCTTTTCCAACCACATTTTCGACTATCGCTTTTTGGATGAGCGGGTAGCCGCACAGTACGAGACCGAACAACGCTACCTGTCCCTGTCCAAGGTATTTTCCGGTCTGGCCATTTTTATAGGGTGTATGGGGCTGTATGGACTCATATTGTTCTTTGTGGGGCAGCGAAAAAAAGAAGTGGGTATTAGAAAAGTCCTGGGCAGCGATATCACGGACATTCTTACCCTGTTTTCAATGGATTTCCTCAAATTGATCCTCATTGCCGGTATCATAGCCATACCCATTGCCTGGTACTTTATGGAGCAATGGTTACAGGGATATACCTATAGAACCGAAATACACTGGTGGTACTTTGCCATTTCAATAGTGACGGTATTGGCACTTACACTGTTCACCATTAGCTATCAAACCATAAAAGTTGCCATAAAAAACCCAGTGGAAAGTTTGCGCACAGAATAA
- a CDS encoding ABC transporter permease gives MIRNYAKIAWRNLWKNKAYSALNIFGLAIGITCACLILLWVEDEVNYNGVFPNQDLIYIVPTNQTFEGEVYTFYSTPGPLAEDLKEEIPEIVRSSTTWGGEVLLANGENGINRYGRYVQPDFLDIFSLNLLEGEMGNALSRPDGIVLTQETAFALFGSDKDIVDREIKINNEFSFTVTGVIKNLPSNVTFGFNWLLPFERFQLGEDDMWWTRDYGNYFADTFVKLAPNSDFGEVDGKVRAMIASKMGNMDDTPKEAFLHSIKDWHLRSDFEGGKKVGGKIKLVRSLAFIALIILLIACINFMNLSTARSGKRANEVGVRKVLGSGKKRLIGQFMAEAIILAGISALFSIILLLVLLPSFNTLVEKQIALQLFDPIHLLSLLGITLVCGLLAGWYPALYLSSFRPAQVLKGVGKNQGSAANIRKGLVVLQFAVSIIFIICSTIIYQQIQHVRSRDVGYAKGNLLNVAVSGDMIDKFDPIREEMIASGMVTDVALTNTNMLSSGNNGSGLTWQGGSNTEDVLVRFRYVSPNFLSAVGLKLLEGHQFSNDRMVDSTNVIITQSFANLMGDNSALGKTITRNNTTYNVIGVVKDYLYGDMYGNGKTGPVMFFNNAEYANSLYINIRPKSSSADALASIENVLKKYNPAFPFEYRFENELFNSRFKNEELVGELAKIFSILSIIISCLGLFGLAAYTAEQRKKEIGVRKVLGSSVSGIVRLLSRDFMSLVIIALFVAGPLAWWFMQKWLESFAYRITIDLWVFAIAGSIAIIIALFTVSFQAMKAALANPINSLRTE, from the coding sequence ATGATCAGAAACTATGCAAAAATAGCTTGGAGAAACCTTTGGAAAAACAAGGCGTACAGTGCCCTAAATATTTTTGGGCTGGCCATAGGAATTACCTGTGCCTGTCTCATATTGCTTTGGGTCGAGGATGAAGTAAACTATAACGGTGTTTTCCCCAATCAAGATTTGATTTACATAGTGCCTACCAATCAAACTTTTGAAGGTGAAGTTTATACCTTTTATTCCACCCCTGGACCTTTGGCGGAGGATTTAAAAGAAGAAATACCTGAAATTGTCCGGTCTTCAACGACGTGGGGCGGAGAGGTTTTGCTTGCAAATGGAGAAAATGGAATCAACAGATATGGCAGATATGTTCAACCTGATTTTTTGGATATTTTCAGTTTGAACCTTTTGGAAGGAGAAATGGGAAACGCCCTATCCAGACCAGATGGGATTGTTTTGACCCAAGAAACAGCCTTTGCACTTTTTGGTTCCGACAAAGACATAGTGGACCGTGAAATAAAAATCAATAACGAATTCAGTTTTACGGTTACGGGGGTTATAAAGAATTTGCCTTCCAATGTTACATTTGGTTTTAATTGGCTTCTGCCCTTTGAACGTTTTCAATTAGGGGAAGATGATATGTGGTGGACAAGGGACTATGGCAATTACTTTGCCGACACCTTTGTTAAACTTGCCCCCAATTCAGATTTTGGAGAAGTAGATGGTAAGGTCAGAGCAATGATTGCCTCAAAAATGGGCAATATGGACGATACCCCTAAAGAAGCTTTTCTTCACTCCATTAAAGATTGGCATTTACGGTCTGATTTTGAAGGAGGAAAGAAAGTCGGGGGTAAAATTAAATTGGTCAGGTCTTTGGCATTCATTGCATTGATTATTCTATTGATCGCCTGTATCAATTTCATGAACCTTTCAACTGCAAGAAGCGGAAAACGGGCAAATGAAGTTGGGGTACGAAAGGTATTGGGTTCGGGCAAAAAAAGATTGATTGGGCAATTTATGGCAGAGGCCATCATTTTAGCAGGTATTTCTGCCTTATTCAGTATCATTTTATTATTGGTTTTGTTGCCCTCTTTCAACACCTTGGTAGAAAAACAGATTGCGTTACAACTATTTGATCCCATTCATTTGCTTTCCCTTTTAGGCATCACCTTGGTCTGCGGTCTTTTGGCAGGCTGGTATCCGGCTCTCTACCTATCCTCTTTCAGGCCGGCACAAGTACTTAAGGGCGTGGGTAAAAATCAGGGTAGTGCAGCTAATATCCGAAAAGGTCTTGTGGTTCTACAATTTGCAGTTTCCATAATCTTCATTATATGTAGTACCATTATTTATCAGCAAATACAACATGTAAGATCCCGGGATGTTGGCTATGCCAAAGGGAACTTACTAAATGTGGCAGTTAGTGGCGATATGATCGACAAGTTTGATCCTATAAGGGAAGAGATGATTGCTTCGGGCATGGTAACCGACGTTGCATTGACCAATACAAACATGCTGTCCAGTGGAAATAATGGTTCGGGATTAACTTGGCAAGGGGGTAGCAATACAGAGGACGTGCTCGTTCGATTCAGATACGTAAGTCCCAACTTTTTAAGTGCTGTTGGTCTAAAACTGCTTGAAGGGCATCAATTCAGTAATGATAGAATGGTTGATAGCACCAATGTTATCATAACGCAATCTTTTGCAAACCTCATGGGGGACAATAGTGCTCTTGGTAAAACCATTACGCGCAATAACACCACCTATAATGTAATAGGTGTAGTAAAAGACTACCTATATGGGGATATGTACGGCAATGGAAAAACTGGGCCGGTCATGTTCTTTAACAATGCTGAATATGCTAACTCATTATATATCAATATAAGGCCCAAATCGTCCAGTGCCGATGCGCTGGCATCTATTGAGAATGTTCTGAAAAAATATAACCCCGCTTTCCCATTCGAATATCGTTTTGAAAACGAATTGTTCAATTCCAGGTTTAAAAACGAGGAGTTGGTAGGTGAGCTTGCCAAAATATTCTCCATCCTGTCCATTATTATTTCTTGTTTAGGATTGTTTGGTCTCGCAGCATATACTGCAGAGCAGCGCAAAAAAGAAATTGGGGTGCGAAAAGTATTGGGGTCGAGTGTTTCGGGAATAGTCCGATTACTCTCTAGGGATTTCATGAGCCTGGTCATTATTGCCCTTTTTGTTGCAGGTCCCTTAGCTTGGTGGTTTATGCAAAAATGGCTGGAGAGTTTTGCCTATCGCATTACTATTGATCTATGGGTTTTTGCAATCGCTGGTTCAATTGCAATCATAATAGCATTGTTTACCGTCAGCTTTCAGGCAATGAAAGCGGCCTTGGCCAATCCCATAAATAGTTTACGGACAGAATAA
- a CDS encoding ABC transporter permease: MLKNYLKIAWRSVLNKKGHSFLNIGGLAIGMAAALLIGLWIHGELSFNTKFKNYDSIVQVMQSQTFAGEIQTGVFQPMQLAPVLRASYGDYFEHIVTASFTGNQLLSIADHKISRPGNYMEPGITEMLSLNMVKGTRDALQDPTSMLLSESTAIALFGDGNPMGQTVRIGTTMEAQVAGIYKDLPENGDFSDLGFIAPWELLKRAANFEERVGWGNNWFQVYAQMKEGTNWMTVSELIKDVKADNIRDTANSDNTKPVIHLHPMPKWHLYSKFENGVNTGGAIERVWLFGVIGLFILLLACINFMNLSTAKSVKRSKEVGIRKTIGSIKNQLIAQFLCESFLVVALAFIVAFVSVLVVKSYFNDLTGKTVEIPWDNPIFWMVCVLFMLFTALISGSYPAFYLSSFDPVKVLKGTFNSGQGAARLRKVLVVFQFAISVILIIGTITIFRQIEHVKDRPVGYDRDQLLYVPINTSEIITHFDTLRDELLSSSDIKEVAASDVLITGTFTTNSGFDWKGKDHNMSEEFNTLRATHDYGEMVDWELKEGRNFSRDFKSDSLAFIVNETAVEYMGLKNPVGEMVKWGDNGNYKIVGVIKDMVTQSPYDQVRPMLFILHYGNFLNFINIKIRKGGNTREALAHIETAFNKYDSQSLFSYTFLDEEYARNFVNEERTGRLASFFAFLAIFISCLGIFGLASFVAEQRTKEIGVRKVLGASVYSLWQLLSKDFVVLVLISCGVAIPIGYYYMTEWIEKYAYRTEISWWIFAVAILIALAITLLTVSFQALKAAVVNPVKSLRTE; this comes from the coding sequence ATGTTAAAAAACTATTTAAAAATTGCTTGGAGATCGGTTCTCAATAAAAAAGGACATTCTTTTTTGAATATTGGAGGTCTGGCCATTGGCATGGCAGCAGCTTTGCTTATTGGTCTTTGGATTCATGGAGAACTTTCCTTCAACACAAAATTTAAAAACTATGATTCCATTGTGCAGGTAATGCAAAGCCAAACCTTTGCCGGCGAAATACAAACAGGCGTCTTTCAACCCATGCAATTGGCCCCAGTACTCCGAGCTAGTTATGGGGATTATTTTGAGCATATTGTAACCGCTTCATTTACGGGAAATCAACTACTGTCCATTGCCGATCATAAAATATCCCGACCAGGGAACTATATGGAACCCGGAATCACGGAAATGTTATCCTTAAATATGGTCAAAGGCACCAGGGATGCGCTACAGGATCCTACTTCCATGCTGTTATCGGAATCTACAGCAATAGCTTTATTCGGAGATGGCAATCCCATGGGACAGACCGTAAGAATTGGCACCACCATGGAAGCACAAGTGGCAGGAATTTATAAGGATTTGCCAGAAAACGGTGATTTCTCAGATCTTGGATTTATTGCACCTTGGGAACTTCTCAAAAGGGCAGCGAACTTTGAGGAACGGGTTGGATGGGGCAACAATTGGTTTCAAGTTTACGCCCAAATGAAGGAAGGCACTAACTGGATGACGGTTTCCGAACTGATTAAAGATGTGAAGGCCGATAACATAAGGGATACTGCCAATAGTGATAATACCAAGCCCGTGATACATCTGCACCCTATGCCTAAATGGCACCTGTATTCAAAATTTGAGAATGGCGTCAATACAGGGGGAGCCATTGAGCGAGTCTGGCTATTTGGTGTCATCGGACTTTTTATTCTATTGCTGGCCTGCATCAACTTCATGAATTTGAGTACCGCCAAATCGGTAAAACGATCTAAGGAAGTAGGTATACGAAAAACCATAGGATCCATAAAAAACCAGTTAATCGCCCAATTTCTGTGCGAATCCTTTTTGGTCGTCGCCCTAGCTTTTATAGTCGCTTTTGTCTCGGTATTAGTTGTAAAGTCCTACTTCAACGACCTTACGGGCAAGACCGTGGAAATTCCCTGGGACAACCCCATCTTCTGGATGGTATGTGTACTGTTCATGCTGTTTACCGCCCTGATTTCCGGCAGTTATCCGGCCTTTTATCTTTCTTCCTTTGATCCGGTCAAAGTTTTGAAAGGTACATTCAACAGCGGTCAGGGTGCTGCACGCCTAAGAAAGGTATTGGTCGTTTTCCAGTTTGCCATCTCCGTGATACTGATTATTGGGACCATTACCATTTTCAGGCAAATAGAACATGTTAAAGATAGGCCCGTGGGCTATGACAGAGATCAATTGCTGTATGTTCCCATTAACACTTCAGAAATCATTACCCATTTTGATACCCTACGTGATGAGCTATTGAGTTCCAGCGATATTAAGGAAGTAGCTGCTTCCGATGTGCTGATCACGGGAACGTTTACCACAAATAGTGGTTTTGACTGGAAAGGGAAAGACCACAATATGAGCGAAGAGTTCAATACATTGAGAGCCACCCATGACTATGGGGAAATGGTGGATTGGGAGCTCAAGGAAGGCCGAAACTTTTCCCGTGACTTCAAAAGCGACTCCCTTGCGTTCATTGTCAATGAAACGGCAGTGGAATACATGGGACTAAAGAATCCTGTTGGGGAAATGGTAAAATGGGGCGATAATGGCAATTATAAGATTGTGGGCGTGATAAAGGATATGGTGACACAGTCACCCTATGATCAAGTACGTCCCATGCTGTTTATTCTGCACTATGGCAATTTCTTAAACTTCATTAACATCAAAATCCGCAAAGGCGGGAATACCAGGGAGGCATTGGCCCATATAGAAACGGCATTTAACAAGTATGACTCACAAAGTCTTTTTTCATATACTTTTTTGGATGAAGAATACGCAAGAAATTTTGTCAATGAGGAACGCACGGGAAGGTTGGCCAGCTTTTTTGCCTTTTTGGCCATTTTCATCAGCTGTCTTGGCATTTTTGGACTCGCTTCCTTTGTGGCGGAACAGCGAACCAAAGAAATCGGAGTTCGAAAGGTATTGGGCGCATCCGTGTACAGTCTATGGCAATTATTATCCAAAGACTTTGTGGTATTGGTACTGATTTCATGTGGTGTGGCCATTCCTATCGGGTATTATTATATGACGGAATGGATAGAAAAGTATGCGTATCGAACCGAAATAAGTTGGTGGATTTTTGCCGTGGCCATATTGATAGCATTGGCCATTACCCTATTGACGGTAAGTTTTCAAGCCCTTAAGGCGGCCGTGGTAAACCCTGTAAAAAGTTTACGGACAGAATAA
- a CDS encoding ABC transporter permease — protein sequence MFKNHLKIAWRTLLKNRVYFIINTIGLSTAIAVSCLMLLWVVDEYNVDKFHEKDDGLFLVKRTIPLEGGVLDVYASTSYPLLKTAQETFPEIEEYITLGPTFEDNLSIENTDFRASGAFTNTAFFKSFSFPVLLGSIEALDEKPEAIAISESLAKRFWGKEWKQKALGSPVHIYDNGDFAVEVVYEDFPAQSSIQNDFYYGFERYLGENEWMQEWGNNGMQGAFLLRSNANIAELTQKIETLFQENISGDFKEGILLQKFSDNYLYNQFDEKAQVSGGRIAYVRIFALAAIFLLLISCINFINLSTAYATKRAGEIGVRKVVGAKKNSLIGQFFMETALITSISFVIGLIVTALFLPLMNTLTGKQIVFDLTNPELWLIVMGVLVFTTFLSGAYPSFIISSFKPVDALKGGLGKEQKNIVSLRKSLVVLQFSLSILLIVSALVIQKQVDYINEKDLGIAKEHIISIHQDEIITGKYGALKNELLKSPGVMDVTLVGPSPLETPASSSGVNWPGKTQEQENIEFSLLWTAHNFPTAFDIPLEYGSYYKEGSQDTLNLVINETAAHIMQLGQNPIGRTIELWGKQRQVIGVLKDFHNRSLYEPIQPTVFILEPNNAGELFVRLDGAKTADGLASVRNVFEKVLPDNPLHYDFLDEAYESNYQAELLTGTLARYFALISTLLSCLGLFGLAIFMAKQRTKEIGIRKVLGASINHITLLISKDFLRLVLVALIVASPLAYYFMAQWLQGFEYRTTIPLWTFVLAGVLILTVTLITIGFQAIKSAMANPVNSLKTE from the coding sequence ATGTTTAAAAACCATCTAAAAATCGCCTGGAGAACTTTATTGAAAAATAGGGTATACTTCATCATAAACACTATTGGCCTCTCCACAGCGATTGCCGTTTCCTGCCTGATGCTACTTTGGGTCGTTGATGAGTACAATGTGGACAAGTTTCATGAAAAAGATGATGGGCTCTTTCTGGTCAAACGCACCATTCCCCTTGAAGGGGGCGTTCTCGATGTTTACGCTAGTACAAGTTATCCCCTCTTAAAGACCGCTCAGGAGACGTTTCCCGAAATTGAGGAATACATTACCCTGGGGCCCACTTTTGAGGACAACCTTAGCATTGAAAATACCGACTTTAGGGCCTCCGGTGCCTTTACCAATACCGCATTTTTTAAATCCTTTTCCTTTCCGGTACTTCTCGGGAGTATTGAAGCATTGGATGAAAAACCGGAGGCAATTGCCATTTCGGAAAGCTTGGCAAAACGCTTTTGGGGAAAGGAGTGGAAACAAAAGGCATTGGGAAGTCCCGTCCATATTTATGATAACGGTGATTTTGCCGTAGAGGTGGTTTACGAGGATTTTCCGGCCCAATCTTCAATACAGAACGATTTTTATTATGGGTTTGAACGTTACTTGGGCGAAAACGAATGGATGCAGGAATGGGGAAACAATGGAATGCAGGGCGCATTCCTATTGCGCAGCAACGCAAATATTGCGGAATTGACCCAAAAAATTGAAACACTCTTTCAAGAGAACATTTCCGGGGATTTTAAAGAAGGTATCCTACTTCAAAAGTTCTCTGACAACTATTTGTACAATCAATTTGATGAAAAGGCACAAGTATCCGGGGGACGCATAGCCTATGTACGCATATTTGCCTTGGCCGCAATCTTTCTGCTGCTGATCTCCTGTATCAATTTTATCAACCTTTCAACCGCATATGCCACAAAAAGAGCTGGTGAGATTGGTGTGCGAAAAGTGGTTGGCGCCAAAAAGAACTCCTTGATCGGTCAATTTTTTATGGAAACGGCCCTTATAACGTCCATCTCGTTCGTTATAGGATTGATAGTAACGGCCTTGTTCCTGCCGCTTATGAATACCCTTACGGGAAAACAAATTGTTTTTGACCTGACCAATCCAGAACTTTGGCTCATTGTCATGGGGGTTTTGGTATTTACCACCTTTCTTTCGGGAGCATACCCCTCATTCATCATATCTTCCTTTAAGCCGGTAGATGCCCTTAAAGGTGGCCTGGGCAAGGAGCAAAAAAATATCGTTTCCCTAAGAAAAAGCCTGGTGGTACTGCAATTTTCACTATCAATATTGCTCATTGTTTCCGCTTTGGTAATTCAAAAACAAGTGGATTATATCAATGAAAAGGACTTGGGAATTGCCAAGGAACACATTATCTCAATACATCAGGATGAAATCATTACGGGAAAATATGGGGCACTTAAAAATGAATTGTTGAAATCCCCCGGGGTTATGGACGTTACTTTGGTGGGACCGTCCCCCTTGGAGACCCCGGCCTCCAGTAGTGGAGTAAACTGGCCCGGAAAAACCCAGGAGCAGGAAAATATTGAGTTTTCCCTTTTGTGGACCGCCCACAATTTTCCGACAGCCTTTGATATTCCCTTGGAATATGGATCCTACTATAAAGAGGGGTCGCAGGACACCCTTAACCTGGTCATCAATGAGACCGCTGCCCATATTATGCAACTTGGTCAAAATCCCATTGGAAGGACCATTGAACTTTGGGGAAAACAACGACAGGTAATCGGTGTGCTGAAGGATTTCCACAACCGTTCCTTATACGAGCCCATACAACCTACCGTCTTTATTTTGGAGCCCAATAATGCCGGTGAATTGTTCGTAAGGCTGGATGGTGCAAAGACAGCCGATGGGTTGGCATCGGTCCGCAATGTTTTTGAAAAGGTTTTACCGGACAATCCCTTACACTACGATTTTTTGGATGAAGCGTACGAATCGAATTATCAAGCAGAGCTATTGACGGGGACCTTAGCCCGTTATTTTGCCTTGATTTCCACCCTGCTTTCCTGTTTGGGATTGTTTGGGCTGGCCATCTTTATGGCCAAACAACGCACCAAGGAAATAGGTATCCGGAAAGTGCTGGGTGCCAGCATCAATCACATTACGCTCCTCATTTCCAAGGATTTTTTAAGACTGGTCCTTGTGGCCCTGATAGTGGCCTCCCCATTGGCGTATTATTTTATGGCCCAATGGTTACAGGGGTTTGAATACAGAACGACCATTCCCCTTTGGACCTTTGTCCTTGCTGGGGTATTGATACTCACCGTTACCTTGATAACAATTGGTTTCCAGGCAATTAAATCCGCAATGGCCAACCCTGTAAACAGTTTAAAAACCGAATAA